TTTAGATTAGAACCTATATCTTATATTCAAAGATATTATAAGAGGAATATGAATAGATCTGATATTTTTCatgataaaaaagaaagagGTTCCAAAGTATATTCAAATGTGTCTTCATTCCATTCTTTTATTCAAGAGGGTAAGGAAGAAGTTGAGAGTTTTTCTATATGGGGAAGTAATAGCGTTTTAGATCATATAGATGTTCTTAGGGATAATGGAACTGTAGTTTTTTCTGTTCAACCACATTACCTTGATATATATACGTGTAAAGAAGCCATATTATTTACTACATCATTTTACAAGGATCTTGATAAAAGTTCaattacaaaaattaatgcatctattgaaaaaattaacGAAGAAATAATCAAGAATGAAAAACAATGTTTAGTTGGTGGGAAAACAGATTTTGATAATTTACTTATAGTTTTAGAAAATGCTGAAAAAGCAAATGTTAGAAAAACATTATTTGataatacatttaataattataaaaataagaaaactaatttttacaattgtttgaaaaataaaaaaaatgattatgataagaaaataaataatataaagaatgagattagaaaattattaaaaaatattgaatgTACAAGAAATATGTGTGAAACGAAATCATATgttatgaataataatttatatttattaagaGTGAATGAAGTTAAAAGTACACCTATTGATTTATACTTAAATCGAGCAAAAGAGCTATTAGAATCAAGTACCAAATTAGTTAATCCTATAAGAATGAAATTAggtgataataaaaacatgTACTCTGTTGGATATATACATGAAGAAATtaaagatattataaaaagatataattttcatttgaaccatatagaaaaaggaaaagaatatataaaaaggataaCACAAGCAAATAATATTCCAGACAAAATGAAGAAAGATGAACttatagaaaaaattttgGAATCCTCAAAAAATTTTGCTAGTTTTAAATATAGCAATGAAATGATAAGCAAATTAGATTCgttatttataaaaaatgaagaaatacttaataatttattcaataatatatttaatatattcaagaaaaaatatgaaacaTATTTAGATATGAAAACAATTGAATCCAAATATACAACTGTAATGACTCTATCAGAACATTTATTAGAATATGCAATGGATGTTTTAAAAGCTAACCCTCAAAAACCTATTGATCCAAAAGCAAATATTGATTCAGAAATAGTAAAATTACagatgaaaataaatgaGAAATCAAATGAATTAGATAATGCTATAAGTGAAGTAAACAcactaataataataatgaaatcATTTTATGATGTTATTATGTCTGAAAAAGCTTCTATGGATGAAATGgaaaaaaaggaattatccttaaataattatattgaaaaaacatattatatattagaaacgtctgatatttttaagtctaaaagtaatattataaataataatagtagaAATATTAGttctaaatatataattatagaaaggttaaaaaaatatattgatgAATTAAATAGTCTTATATCAGATTTTAAAGAGTCACAAGAAACATTAATAAAAGATGATGaattaaaacaaaacataaaaacggattatttaaataacgtgaaatatatagaagAAAATGTTACTCGtataaatgaaattatatcattaaaaCAATCTATAACTCAAGGAATAGCAGATATTGATGAATTAAATAgtttaaatttaataaatataaatgattatataaatgaaaaaaatatatcacaAGAGAAAGTATCAAATAAtctttataaattatataaaggaAGTTTTGAAGAATTAGAATCTGAACtatcttattttttagacacaaaatatttgtttcatgaaaaaaaaaatgtaaat
The window above is part of the Plasmodium reichenowi strain SY57 chromosome Unknown, whole genome shotgun sequence genome. Proteins encoded here:
- a CDS encoding reticulocyte binding protein 2b gives rise to the protein FRLEPISYIQRYYKRNMNRSDIFHDKKERGSKVYSNVSSFHSFIQEGKEEVESFSIWGSNSVLDHIDVLRDNGTVVFSVQPHYLDIYTCKEAILFTTSFYKDLDKSSITKINASIEKINEEIIKNEKQCLVGGKTDFDNLLIVLENAEKANVRKTLFDNTFNNYKNKKTNFYNCLKNKKNDYDKKINNIKNEIRKLLKNIECTRNMCETKSYVMNNNLYLLRVNEVKSTPIDLYLNRAKELLESSTKLVNPIRMKLGDNKNMYSVGYIHEEIKDIIKRYNFHLNHIEKGKEYIKRITQANNIPDKMKKDELIEKILESSKNFASFKYSNEMISKLDSLFIKNEEILNNLFNNIFNIFKKKYETYLDMKTIESKYTTVMTLSEHLLEYAMDVLKANPQKPIDPKANIDSEIVKLQMKINEKSNELDNAISEVNTLIIIMKSFYDVIMSEKASMDEMEKKELSLNNYIEKTYYILETSDIFKSKSNIINNNSRNISSKYIIIERLKKYIDELNSLISDFKESQETLIKDDELKQNIKTDYLNNVKYIEENVTRINEIISLKQSITQGIADIDELNSLNLININDYINEKNISQEKVSNNLYKLYKGSFEELESELSYFLDTKYLFHEKKNVNELETILESSNIECA